From a region of the Streptomyces sp. B21-083 genome:
- the sepX gene encoding divisome protein SepX/GlpR: MSSSGLIYAVIVGAWAAYLVPMWLRRQDELNEARPTERFSTAIRLLSGRAGMERRYAKDLQARSADEEEHSAGDPEGATDSVDVRAFAAPPTRPKAKVQVQAQEQAHQEQSPAQAHEQPRAPKREHHAQASAPAPAPARERKRERVPAARRSAGTSAEAAARARRSKVLARRRRTTVMLFIAFTLGTIVAAVGGLALLWAPAVPAVMLSGYIAYLRTQERRRFTYQMDRRQAELAAQRLRERQPRRRPSTDPGAEEQDEHPEPATDPGMSALAADRRALVEQTDHAEWVDQQRERQRRPGHGDSWDPVPVPLPTYVTAPVAPRATSDVDLGAPDAWSSARSSTVGRESESSADEPLTTEDAADAEADLSPESDAELGPEDADGRTDARRAASARRARERGRTPLFDQYEDGERPRAANE, encoded by the coding sequence GTGAGCAGCAGCGGCCTCATCTACGCAGTCATTGTCGGGGCCTGGGCCGCCTACTTGGTGCCGATGTGGCTCCGTAGGCAGGACGAGCTGAACGAGGCTCGTCCGACGGAACGCTTCAGCACCGCCATCCGGCTTCTGTCCGGACGGGCGGGCATGGAGCGCCGATACGCCAAGGACCTGCAGGCGCGCTCCGCCGACGAGGAGGAGCACAGCGCCGGCGACCCGGAGGGTGCCACCGACTCGGTGGACGTCCGGGCCTTCGCCGCGCCCCCGACCCGCCCCAAGGCGAAGGTCCAGGTACAGGCACAGGAACAGGCGCACCAGGAGCAGTCACCGGCGCAGGCGCACGAACAGCCGAGGGCGCCGAAGCGGGAGCACCACGCACAGGCGTCGGCTCCGGCTCCGGCCCCGGCGAGGGAACGGAAGCGTGAGCGCGTGCCGGCGGCTCGTCGGAGCGCGGGCACCTCGGCGGAAGCCGCCGCGCGCGCCCGGCGCTCGAAGGTCCTCGCGCGCCGCCGGCGTACGACGGTGATGCTGTTCATCGCCTTCACGCTCGGCACGATCGTCGCGGCGGTCGGCGGACTCGCCCTTCTCTGGGCCCCCGCCGTCCCGGCGGTCATGCTGAGCGGATACATCGCCTATCTGCGTACGCAGGAACGGCGCCGTTTCACCTACCAGATGGACCGACGCCAGGCCGAGCTCGCCGCGCAGCGACTGCGTGAGCGCCAGCCCCGGCGGCGGCCGTCCACCGACCCCGGTGCCGAGGAGCAGGACGAGCACCCGGAGCCGGCGACGGACCCCGGGATGTCCGCGCTCGCCGCCGACAGGCGTGCGCTCGTCGAGCAGACCGACCACGCGGAGTGGGTCGACCAGCAGCGCGAACGCCAGCGCCGCCCCGGCCACGGCGACAGCTGGGACCCGGTCCCGGTACCGCTGCCGACGTACGTGACCGCCCCGGTCGCCCCCCGCGCCACCTCCGACGTCGACCTCGGCGCACCGGACGCCTGGAGCTCGGCACGGTCCAGCACGGTGGGCCGCGAGTCGGAGTCCTCGGCGGACGAGCCGCTGACGACGGAGGACGCGGCGGACGCGGAGGCGGACCTGTCGCCGGAGTCCGACGCGGAGCTGGGCCCGGAGGACGCGGACGGTCGCACCGACGCACGCCGCGCGGCATCCGCCCGCAGGGCCCGGGAGCGCGGCCGTACGCCCCTGTTCGACCAGTACGAGGACGGCGAGCGGCCCAGGGCCGCCAACGAGTAG
- a CDS encoding GNAT family N-acetyltransferase — translation MEGDVVLRPVRLRDQRIWREINRRNRDWLRPWEATIPPPTPSGPIAHRPTYRQMIRHLRAEANAGRMLPFAIEYQGQLVGQLTVAGITWGSMCSGHVGYWVDEAVAGRGVMPTAVALAVDHCFRTVGLHRVEVCIRPENAPSRRVVEKLGFREEGLRPRYLHIDGAWRDHLVFALTAEEVPEGLLSRWQRARSQNTPRNPA, via the coding sequence GTGGAAGGCGATGTCGTCCTCCGGCCCGTCAGGCTGCGCGACCAGCGGATCTGGCGCGAGATCAACCGGCGCAACCGAGACTGGCTGCGGCCCTGGGAGGCGACGATCCCGCCGCCCACGCCCAGCGGCCCGATCGCCCACCGGCCGACCTACCGTCAGATGATCCGGCATCTGCGCGCGGAGGCGAACGCGGGCCGGATGCTGCCCTTCGCCATCGAGTACCAGGGGCAGTTGGTCGGCCAGTTGACGGTCGCCGGCATCACCTGGGGCTCGATGTGTTCGGGCCATGTCGGCTACTGGGTGGACGAGGCGGTCGCGGGCCGTGGCGTCATGCCGACGGCGGTCGCACTGGCGGTCGACCACTGTTTCCGCACGGTCGGACTGCACCGCGTCGAAGTCTGCATTCGCCCCGAGAACGCACCCAGCCGCCGGGTGGTGGAGAAACTCGGATTCCGCGAGGAGGGACTCAGGCCCCGCTATCTCCACATCGACGGGGCCTGGCGTGACCATCTCGTCTTCGCCCTCACCGCGGAAGAGGTGCCGGAAGGATTGCTGAGCCGCTGGCAGCGGGCGCGCTCACAGAACACGCCCAGGAATCCCGCGTAA
- a CDS encoding MogA/MoaB family molybdenum cofactor biosynthesis protein — protein sequence MTPTLPEEFGGPLLAPYAAMVVTASNRAAAGVYEDKGGPLIAAGLERFGFAVDGPWVVPDCDPVENALRAGVEAGYDVIVTTGGTGISPTDRTPEATSAVLDREVPGIAEAVRAYGRDKVPTSALSRGLAGVAGGTLIVNLPGSTGGVKDGLAVLEPLLKHAVDQIRGGDHPRPAGTSGGAS from the coding sequence ATGACACCGACGCTGCCCGAAGAGTTCGGGGGTCCGCTGCTCGCGCCCTACGCCGCCATGGTCGTCACCGCGTCGAACCGCGCGGCGGCGGGCGTCTACGAGGACAAGGGCGGCCCCCTGATCGCGGCGGGGCTGGAAAGGTTCGGCTTCGCCGTCGACGGACCGTGGGTCGTGCCCGACTGCGACCCGGTGGAGAACGCCCTGCGGGCCGGTGTCGAGGCCGGGTACGACGTCATCGTCACCACCGGCGGTACCGGCATCTCGCCCACCGACCGCACGCCGGAGGCGACCAGCGCGGTGCTCGACCGGGAGGTGCCGGGCATCGCAGAGGCCGTCCGGGCGTACGGCCGGGACAAGGTGCCGACCTCGGCGCTGTCGCGCGGACTCGCCGGAGTCGCGGGCGGGACGCTGATCGTCAATCTGCCGGGTTCCACCGGCGGGGTGAAGGACGGACTGGCCGTCCTGGAGCCCCTGTTGAAACACGCCGTGGACCAGATCCGGGGCGGCGATCACCCCAGACCCGCCGGAACCAGCGGGGGTGCGAGCTGA
- the moaC gene encoding cyclic pyranopterin monophosphate synthase MoaC produces MSTQDDRLTHIDETGAARMVDVSAKDVTARTARASGRVLVSPRVIELLRGEGVPKGDALATARIAGIMGAKRTPDLIPLCHPLSVSGVKLDLSVADDAVEILATVKTTDRTGVEMEALTAVSVAALTVIDMVKAVDKGAVITDVRVEEKTGGKSGTWSRS; encoded by the coding sequence ATGAGCACGCAGGACGACCGACTGACGCACATCGACGAGACGGGCGCCGCCCGCATGGTCGACGTATCCGCCAAGGACGTGACCGCGCGCACCGCCCGCGCCAGCGGCCGTGTCCTGGTATCGCCGCGCGTGATCGAACTGCTGCGCGGGGAAGGGGTTCCCAAGGGAGACGCCCTGGCCACCGCGCGGATCGCGGGCATCATGGGCGCCAAGCGGACCCCGGATCTCATCCCGCTCTGCCACCCGTTGTCGGTGTCGGGTGTGAAACTGGACCTGTCGGTCGCGGACGACGCCGTCGAGATCCTGGCCACCGTGAAGACGACGGACCGCACGGGCGTCGAGATGGAGGCCCTCACGGCGGTCTCGGTCGCCGCGCTCACCGTGATCGACATGGTCAAGGCGGTCGACAAGGGGGCGGTCATCACGGACGTCCGGGTGGAGGAGAAAACCGGCGGCAAGTCGGGCACCTGGAGCAGGTCATGA
- the glp gene encoding molybdotransferase-like divisome protein Glp produces the protein MSSAAPRTAGQDHLWSVDEHLEDILATVRPLEPIELQLLDAQGCVLVEDVTVQVSLPPFDNSSMDGYAVRVADVAGASEEYPAALTVIGDVAAGQDGLLHVGPGQAARIMTGAPLPPGAETVVPVEWTDGGLGEGPVTGMRARSADPDGAYGQVRVHRPAPARAHVRARGSDVQAGDRALAEGTILGPPQIALLAAIGRGTVRVRPRPRVVVMSTGSELIQPDEKLTGGQIYDSNSFALTAAARDAGAIAYRVGAVADDAEILRSTIEDQLVRADLVVTTGGVSVGAYDVVKEALSHVADEDEPGAGVDFRKLAMQPGKPQGFGTVGPDHTPLLALPGNPVSSYVSFELFVRPAIRALMGLTDIHRPTTRAVLATDKALTSPAGRRQFLRGTYADGRVTPVGGAGSHLIAALAHADALIVVPEDKESVEPGAEVEVVLLG, from the coding sequence TTGAGCAGCGCCGCGCCCCGCACCGCCGGCCAGGACCACCTGTGGTCGGTGGACGAGCACCTGGAGGACATCCTCGCGACCGTCCGCCCCCTCGAACCCATCGAGCTGCAACTCCTCGACGCCCAGGGCTGTGTCCTGGTCGAGGACGTCACGGTGCAGGTCTCCCTGCCGCCGTTCGACAACAGCTCCATGGACGGGTACGCGGTCCGGGTCGCCGATGTCGCGGGCGCGAGCGAGGAGTACCCCGCCGCCCTGACCGTGATCGGGGACGTCGCGGCCGGCCAGGACGGCCTGCTCCACGTGGGCCCCGGCCAGGCCGCCCGCATCATGACCGGCGCCCCGCTGCCGCCCGGCGCCGAGACCGTCGTCCCCGTGGAATGGACCGACGGGGGCCTCGGCGAGGGCCCCGTCACCGGGATGCGCGCCCGCAGCGCCGACCCCGACGGCGCCTACGGCCAGGTGCGCGTGCACCGCCCGGCACCGGCACGCGCGCATGTGCGCGCGCGGGGCAGCGACGTCCAGGCCGGCGACCGCGCCCTCGCCGAGGGCACCATCCTCGGGCCGCCGCAGATCGCCCTCCTCGCCGCGATCGGCCGCGGCACCGTACGTGTGCGCCCGCGCCCGCGCGTGGTCGTCATGTCGACCGGCAGCGAGCTGATCCAGCCCGACGAGAAGCTCACGGGCGGCCAGATCTACGACTCCAACAGCTTCGCCCTCACCGCCGCCGCCCGGGACGCCGGGGCGATCGCCTACCGCGTGGGCGCGGTCGCCGACGACGCCGAGATCCTCCGCTCCACCATCGAGGACCAGCTCGTCCGCGCCGACCTCGTCGTCACCACCGGAGGCGTCAGCGTGGGCGCCTACGACGTGGTCAAAGAGGCCCTCTCGCATGTCGCCGACGAGGACGAGCCCGGCGCCGGCGTCGACTTCCGCAAGCTCGCCATGCAGCCCGGCAAGCCCCAGGGCTTCGGCACCGTCGGCCCCGACCACACCCCGCTGCTCGCCCTGCCGGGCAACCCCGTGTCGTCGTACGTCTCCTTCGAACTGTTCGTGCGGCCCGCGATCCGTGCCCTGATGGGCCTCACGGACATCCACCGGCCCACGACCAGGGCCGTACTGGCGACGGACAAGGCGCTGACCTCTCCGGCCGGGCGCCGCCAGTTCCTGCGCGGCACGTACGCGGACGGCCGGGTGACGCCGGTCGGCGGCGCCGGATCACACCTGATCGCGGCCCTCGCCCACGCCGACGCGCTGATCGTCGTACCTGAGGACAAGGAGTCCGTGGAGCCCGGCGCCGAGGTCGAGGTCGTGCTGCTCGGCTGA